From the genome of Lotus japonicus ecotype B-129 chromosome 6, LjGifu_v1.2, one region includes:
- the LOC130722100 gene encoding uncharacterized protein LOC130722100 — MEEGEGGDPMDQFHRNEAISAVADDGFLAEEDDDYEDLYNDVNVGEGFLQSLRKNEDLGPKNDGGDDKKPQSGPVMQDPGGVSIPGVGGEGPGNGAGGGESRVPPGRVDGFQNQGFRGNNGGSGSAAMGGGGGMRIELGQQSGKLSEIEEQGGGNDGVGVQGIGQQPIGGGNEGLVRQVQGVGGGGGGNLNRAGGNGVGNSVSGVNTGGVGVGVGVGVGVGIGAGVGIGAGVGGGGGAGMAGGGGGGGGTILFVGDLHWWTTDAELEAELCKYGQVKEVKFYDEKASGKSKGYCQVEFFEAYAATACKDGMNGHEFNGRACVVAFASPFTVKKMGEAQLSRNQQMNPTTATPGRRGPTDTAAKPGGSNIGTGGNYQGGDGNRGYGRGNWGRGNNPGMGNRGHVNQMRNRGGGMGGRGIMGNGGNGFGQGMGATPPLLPPQSMMNQGFDPAFGGPMGRMGSYGGFPGAPAPPFSGILPSFPGVGLPGVAPHVNPAFFGRGMHMNGMGMMPTSGMDGPNMGMWSDPNMGGWGGEEPGGGRAGESSYGEEAASDHQYGEVNHDRAGWPNAARDKDRGSERDWSGSSERRYRDDRDQGYERDAPREKEMGHDQEWSERRHRDDREIGRERSRDRDRERSRDRDRERSRDRERDKYREDRERYADHHHRHRDREGDHDDEWERGRSSRTHSKSRLSQEEEHHSRPKDADYGKRRRLTSE, encoded by the coding sequence ATGGAGGAAGGTGAGGGCGGAGATCCCATGGATCAGTTCCACCGTAACGAAGCTATATCCGCCGTTGCCGACGACGGGTTTTTGGCTGAGGAGGACGATGATTACGAGGACCTTTACAACGATGTCAACGTTGGTGAGGGGTTTCTCCAGTCGTTGCGGAAGAACGAGGATTTGGGGCCTAAGAATGATGGAGGTGATGATAAGAAGCCGCAGTCGGGTCCGGTGATGCAAGATCCAGGTGGGGTTTCGATTCCTGGTGTCGGTGGGGAGGGTCCGGGTAACGGTGCTGGAGGTGGTGAATCGAGGGTTCCTCCTGGGAGAGTTGATGGGTTTCAGAATCAGGGGTTTAGAGGGAATAATGGTGGATCGGGTTCGGCGGCGATGGGGGGTGGAGGTGGTATGAGGATTGAATTAGGGCAACAGTCTGGGAAATTGAGTGAGATTGAGGAGCAGGGTGGTGGAAATGATGGTGTTGGAGTGCAGGGTATAGGGCAGCAACCGATTGGTGGTGGAAATGAGGGTTTGGTGAGACAAGTTCAAGGtgttggtggaggaggaggaggaaaccTCAACAGGGCTGGTGGAAATGGGGTTGGGAATAGTGTGAGTGGTGTTAATACTGGAGGAGTTGGAGTTGGAGTTGGAGTTGGAGTTGGAGTTGGGATTGGAGCTGGAGTTGGAATTGGAGCTGGAGTTGGGGGTGGAGGTGGAGCTGGTATGGCTGGTGgggggggtggtggtggtggtactataCTATTTGTGGGTGATTTGCACTGGTGGACTACTGATGCTGAGCTGGAAGCTGAGCTTTGTAAGTATGGGCAAGTAAAGGAGGTGAAGTTTTATGATGAGAAAGCCAGTGGGAAATCCAAAGGGTATTGCCAGGTTGAGTTCTTTGAAGCTTATGCTGCAACTGCGTGCAAGGATGGAATGAATGGGCATGAGTTTAATGGGAGGGCTTGTGTTGTTGCTTTTGCATCACCTTTTACTGTTAAGAAAATGGGAGAGGCTCAGTTAAGTAGGAATCAACAGATGAACCCAACTACAGCTACCCCAGGAAGGAGGGGGCCGACTGATACGGCGGCTAAGCCAGGTGGTAGTAATATTGGCACTGGTGGTAACTATCAAGGTGGAGATGGCAATAGAGGTTATGGAAGAGGTAACTGGGGCAGAGGGAATAATCCTGGTATGGGGAATAGAGGGCATGTTAATCAAATGAGGAATAGGGGCGGTGGGATGGGTGGTAGAGGTATAATGGGTAATGGTGGAAATGGATTTGGACAGGGTATGGGTGCTACTCCGCCTCTGTTGCCTCCACAGTCAATGATGAATCAGGGTTTTGATCCTGCATTTGGTGGGCCAATGGGTAGAATGGGCAGCTATGGAGGCTTTCCTGGTGCTCCTGCACCTCCATTCTCTGGGATTTTACCTTCATTCCCAGGTGTTGGTTTGCCTGGAGTAGCACCTCATGTTAATCCAGCCTTTTTTGGTAGAGGTATGCATATGAATGGTATGGGGATGATGCCCACATCAGGTATGGATGGTCCTAATATGGGAATGTGGTCAGATCCAAATATGGGTGGATGGGGTGGTGAAGAGCCTGGTGGTGGCAGGGCTGGAGAGTCAAGTTATGGGGAGGAAGCTGCATCAGACCATCAGTATGGTGAGGTGAATCATGATAGAGCTGGTTGGCCTAATGCTGCAAGGGATAAAGATAGAGGATCCGAAAGGGACTGGTCTGGTTCTTCTGAGCGAAGGTACCGGGATGATAGAGATCAAGGGTATGAGAGAGATGCACCAAGAGAAAAAGAGATGGGGCACGACCAGGAATGGTCGGAACGAAGGCATCGTGATGATAGAGAAATTGGCCGGGAACGATCTAGGGACCGGGACCGTGAACGATCTCGAGACCGTGACCGTGAAAGGTCTCGTGATCGTGAGAGAGACAAGTACAGGGAAGATAGGGAAAGATATGCAGATCATCATCATAGGCACAGAGATCGAGAAGGAGACCATGATGATGAGTGGGAACGGGGACGTTCATCTAGGACTCACAGCAAATCTCGATTATCGCAGGAGGAAGAACACCATTCTAGGCCAAAAGATGCTGATTATGGGAAGAGGAGGCGGCTTACCTCTGAGTAA